A stretch of the Lolium perenne isolate Kyuss_39 chromosome 3, Kyuss_2.0, whole genome shotgun sequence genome encodes the following:
- the LOC127339272 gene encoding uncharacterized protein produces the protein MAAWSAASAWWPAHLYHVSGAESWRPMRAVQSEKTWPESAGPVVGRAELPGTEDGVPRPSWLWVKTAAGARPVSAYGDCVRARHHLGAVLRDLESEELLDTRDAAGRYVLLDSAAANVGQASSFLSAAMGDMTAAELIVLRGCGAVPMDPVASVSLIRDADHGMWLALTRLQDARE, from the exons ATGGCGGCGTGGTCGGCGGCGTCGGCGTGGTGGCCTGCCCACCTCTACCACGTCAGCGGCGCGGAATCCTGGAGGCCGATGCGCGCTGTGCAGAGCGAGAAGACGTGGCCGGAGAGTGCCGGACCCGTCGTGGGACGCGCTGAGCTGCCTGGCACAGAAGATGGCG TGCCCCGGCCCTCATGGCTGTGGGTGAAGACGGCGGCCGGTGCTCGTCCCGTCTCGGCGTACGGAGACTGCGTCCGCGCCAGGCATCATCTCGGCGCCGTGCTGCGGGACCTGGAGTCGGAGGAGCTGCTGGACACCCGCGACGCCGCGGGGCGCTACGTCCTGCTGGATTCCGCGGCGGCCAATGTCGGGCAAGCGTCGTCCTTCCTCTCCGCTGCCATGGGCGACATGACGGCGGCCGAGCTCATCGTGCTCCGGGGCTGCGGGGCCGTCCCGATGGATCCCGTGGCCAGCGTCTCCCTCATCCGCGACGCCGACCACGGCATGTGGCTTGCTCTGACCAGGCTCCAGGACGCCAGGGAGTAG